The Prunus dulcis chromosome 3, ALMONDv2, whole genome shotgun sequence genome segment ctTTTTTGGTCTTTGAACTTTAAAGTTAAACACTATAGAAATTGAGttgatcttcttcctcttcccttttcttttgttgagaCAAATGATTATAAGGAGACAATCTAGATAtactaaaaaaatacaattacaaaaacaagagaaatatttcttgtttttgatATTCTCAGTGGAATAAGTACTTTGTTTATGTgttttgattttctgaatGCATTATGTTATGtcaattctattttttttttttgtcaaatattgggtttttttaatggCTTGTTATAAAACCCTATTTAGTCAAATACAATATTTGATGCCATGAGAGGCCATAAAACATTATTCATAGAGGGAAAATGTGATGAATTGGATTTTCCTCTTGCCATGTTGCTTGTGAGTGGTagagggaaaaataaattggtacTTACTCCTGAATTTCCAAGACCTTGTTTAAATTTGACTGAACTTATGATTGGTCTTGCTCAAAAGTctgcaaaacaagaaacctAGCTGATTCAGCTTGGCCAAGAACTGAACCCCCTTGTTTGAACATACTCCCTTAGCCAACTGATCCCAATCTACCTTTCATTTAGttatttattgttatttcACTTCCTTGCCTTCATCGAAAAATGCAACAAATTTTATTACAATTTGACTTACTTGACCTCACTTTTAATTACTTCAGACAACTCAATCTCTTTACTAACATCACACGCCATCTCCTTTCACTTCTCTTAACAAGCGTGCCATCACCCGAGAAGGTTCAAAGTTGGTGAGTGGGTCCTCATGAGAGTAATGGAAAACACTAAAGATCTAAATGCAAGCACTTTTGGTCACTCTTGAGAAGGACCGTTCGAGGTCACAGAGGCATATGGAAAGGGCGCCTACAAGCTGAAACAGGTTGAGACTGATTAATATATGTCATGTGtaataaccaaaaacaaaaattcttatttaattagtaatttattttgaagaaagacaattttgccctcagaatattttattaaggaaaagttgactttttgaccgaaaaggaatttgaccaTTCTATagacaccgttgcgtagagcacggtgaaatgagttcatagacacgtaatgggccccgaatcggagttgtaacgagagagttatggtcaaaagaatctcagtggcacaatcgtaaatatttcgaagttgaatttataaaaaccagctttccctctctctctctctctccccctcccgCGACTTCTCTCCGCCCCTCATCCTTCTTCACCTTGtaactccggccaccggccaaGGATGTGGacggggccggtaccaaaatgaccgaGACGACGTCCTCTTCCAACCCCAGCCACCTCCTACCGCCAGCCGCCGCGGATTCGCtggaatttggagaagaagcggccgaCGTCATCCGAACTTCAAAGTCGCCGATCTCCCTCAttcggccaccatttccgtcgaTCCAGGTATGAATTTTGAACCTCTGGaactgttctagctgcctgttgggtaggaattgataATTCTCAatgtagctattggatttttgaacTTGACGTTTCGGCcaattttcggcctccgtgatcggccacttccggtcagtttttggggtaggtccaagaacaaaaatggttctaaatatggtgttttacctagggtaggagtttggagccgttgttttaagtttttctggcgaggtgtaatcgctttggacacccattgctgccggcgcgtgctgcggggcgtgggtgagggtagggcagtggcactgtgtcttgttgcgatccgtaggttgtcacgagcacgtaggatttctcagatctcaatttggataccgtttgagcctcgaacggatttttcatattgtgcgatttccgggttcaatactgttgagccgttggatcacgctcaatttcagatatgttgttctagataattttagaatcgtgtaggattcgacggattgtgaatcggagtcccggatactccgaaatcgcgaaccctggggctaagGTTTAGAAATTTTACGAGTACACGATTGCGGCCAATCtgatcgtcagtttcagaccagACTTGCAAGACATagttatttaaatgtgaggaacctataggaattctcagattggtaatcggaggtcgtggaccccacggggttccgtatcgaccaatatgaaagtttatcgcttagtgacgTCTCGAGTCTTACCAGGCAGTTCTAAACATCAgatgcctaagtgggcagaaaaatgactttaaagttagtgcatgcACTTCTAGAAGTcaggggtcagggttttacttgcataacttataccgagcagttttattaattaaatattcatggtggttaatcaggcacccggggccaggcaaacccgcaggagagaccttcaagaggtctagctagctcggaccagaagtgagtggacttttcttttataaatgattttatgcaaataaatttccttatttgatcttgaataagttctATTGAGTATAAATTTTCTGGCATactttgttgaatttaaatatcttatttatatgctgcttagttgaatatgctaaagagatatggaaagtagagattgagatttatGTCAGATAAAATAGCATTATAGCtccagatttaacaaaaattcagctattcatcagatctttcagaaatattataatattataatattatattttctcagagtttttgatttaataaaaattcagttagTCAGTAGATTTTCCAGACATGTTATACTTTCTCAGAAATggtatagtttttttttaaaccaccatggGTACCCAGCTACAGCtgttgccttcagatatgacgatgtctacagacatccagtttaccttcagttttgtcagtgcacttgacatttgcctcacgagtttcggggacgcccggaccgtgagtgccaggattgcggatcaggctgactacggtcccctgaatcctgccagtttgcggctcgagttgactttgtgtcatcgagacctacaaggggaattgacggatatcaggaattgacggaataaaaggggtacacctaagtggtagtttttaaaattgatttcagtgcttttatgtgAATTTTGATTACAGTGATTTTATGCGAGTTTTATAGATCTTGAGTATAATTTGCATAAATATGTAAATGCCTTGATTTTAATATGCTTCAAAGGTAGTTtagatattcagttttacttaACTATTTTGACAGTGGGGGTTAATATATTCTAATGCTATTTTCTGaaccattatttttgtccactcacactttcaaatgttttgcgcccccaggctgtagaagtgCACAaaaaatccaccaccgggccagttTTCCGCCTTCCacatctttcttttgttttacagAAGTTtggttttgtaaaaggattaactcaTCTGTAAACTAGTAGAATTGCTCTGGTGTTTGCCCTAAATTGAGAACTGGACTGTGTGTTGTATTTTaagtatgctggcagttggttgtgtagatattattgctcgttttgacaggtgtaaagtttgggattgagcaaattacatggaagactctgccgaattttcggtaggagtcaaggtAAAAATACAGTTCGAAGGGCAAATaagtcaattgtgcccgacattagccaagtgtcggacacgcacagtgtccgactcgaattccaaagcggaatttggttcgggtcctgtcatcaTGCCCTTGGAATGCAATTCATCTGAGAAATATTatgtttaaattaatctacTTATCCATCATTCCGcctatattatttaaataaaatccGCACTTCCCATTTAAATGTCAAATCGCGCACTTGGCTTAAATTTGTTGTAAACCCAACTGTGTTTGAACTTATCAATGAGATCCATGTCAATCCCTACATCACCTCGGAGGTTACCAATCCTTTAGGGGCAATCAATTGGATCCATATCAATCTCAACATTACCTCGAGGTTACCAATTATCTGGAGAGATCAATTGGGTCCATATTGATTCCCTGCATCACCCCGGGAGTTACCAATCCCAGGGCAATCAATTAGATCCATGCCGAACCCAACATAAGTCCAAGGTTATCAATCCTTCTCTAACTGAGAAGGGTAGGGTTACAGCTCCAAATGCACCAGGCGGCTTCCCATATGAACAAGAAATGTGATCTGATAAGTAATCTAGGACGCTTAAATCATGCTCCACATCGATTACATAGCTGAAAATGTAAAGCAAAGCAAAACATCCATTACTTAAACATGCCCAATGTAAGCAAGAAAAAGACCCCACAAATACAAgcaatggaaaaaaaaaatatttgaggcaagaagagaagagagctatgaaaacaaaacctaTCAGGCCTGATCAAAGATCGGATGACTTTGGCTGCTTTAAGCCTTTGTTTCACATCAAGATAACTTGAAGGTTCATCAAACATGTATATATCTGCTTTGCCTGGCAACAAAAGCAATGGCGAATCTCTGAAACTCCCCACAACCTGGTTTAGCTCAAGATCAACAATGAGTTCTTCGATCACACCCCTCTCATCTTTCCCCTGCATTGCCTTCAACTACTTTTGGAGTGTGGTCAACATATTGGGGTTAACTATGCAATTAACAGGACGAAACATTATTACACACAGCATAACAACCCATGTTCAACATAGAAAAGCACAAGAACCAAAACCTCTATAACAAAAGATGAACTAGGAGGGCTCAAAAGTGAGGCCCAACCACAGGCCCGGACCCGATGCAGTGCAAGTGACTCTTTAACGGACTTGCTTCTGGGCCCCCACCTTGTCACTAACAGGGCTCGAATGATGTTTCGCCTGAACGTCGTCGTTTGCAATTTATATCCGTTACATGCTTTCAATTGACTTTTTTTCGAattcgaaattcaaattggTAATAAAACCtttccttaattaatatttataaataaataaaaaaccttcTTCTTCAAGGCTCCTTGATCAATAGTTTAATACACTGACAGATCTGTTgtcaaattccaaaacccaatccccaaaaaaaaaaacccagacAGCACTCTCTGCAGCTCTCAGCTTCTATTTCTGTTTCCAAAAAGCACTTTCAGAAGAAAACActtcccacaaacaaaaacacagaGAGAAATTCAAGGTTAATTCAGATTTATAGCTTGTTTTTCTCAAATGGGCACTCCGGGGAAATGGTTAAAGTCACTTATCAATCTCAAAAAGGCCCCCACAAGTGACCAGgtaaacccaacattcctcaccctctgtttttatttttcttatttcccTCTGTTTCCTCCGTTTCACTCTGTTTTCCTCTGTTTCTattgttttcttctgtttttggtACTTGGGTTGTTTTAGGAGAAGGTGGGGGACAAGAGCAAGAAGAAGTGGAAGCTTTGGAGGAGTTCATCAGAAGGGTTTGGATCATCATCGAAAGGTGGGATGAACAGGAGCCAAGTGGCAGCTGCAGAGCCATTGAATTCGCTCGACGATGCATTAGCTGCTGCCATGGCTACTCTTGTCAGAACTCAACCTAAAAACTTCATTGTCATCAAGAAAGAGTGGGCAGCTATTCGGATCCAAGCTGTGTTTCGGGGATTCTTGGTAAGTGGTTCTGCCTCCTGCTATTTCCATTAATATGTAGCATATATTTAAGTACACTGAAATTAGTTATATGTTCTATTTAGTTAAGCATGAGTTATTGTCTAGGTAGATAGCTGAATTCTGTTCAATAACTGTCACAAAACTTTATAATATTTGCACTAACTTTGTGTCCTGTGTTGAATATTATAAAGAG includes the following:
- the LOC117620955 gene encoding ABC transporter E family member 1-like: MQGKDERGVIEELIVDLELNQVVGSFRDSPLLLLPGKADIYMFDEPSSYLDVKQRLKAAKVIRSLIRPDSYVIDVEHDLSVLDYLSDHISCSYGKPPGAFGAVTLPFSVREGLITLDLCWVRHGSN